From the genome of Halobacteriovorax marinus SJ:
TGGCCTTATCAAGAACTTCGCCAGATCTAATATTATCTTGAATGAATTTTAAATAAATGATCGACACATTTACAACAACTCCACTCAAACCGACGAGCCCAATAATTCCCATTAAAGATAAGGATTTTCCATGTAAAACCAATGCCCATACGACACCACTTACCCCCATAGGTAGAGCAGTAAGAACTAAGAATGGATAAATTACGGAATCAAAAGTTAAACTTATTGCAATATAAATCAATAAGATTGCAATTGCGTAAAGTTTTAGCGTGTCAATTAATGCACTAGCGCGATCTTTCTCTCCACCACCGATTATTATTTTCAGATTAGGGTACTTCTCTCTTAATTCTTCTAAGTAAGGAGCCAACTCCTGATTCACTTTCTTTCCAGAAGTGACTCTCTCATCCACCTCTCCAAAAAGCGTTAATGTACGAATTCCATTTAGTCTCTGAATAGAAGAAGGTCCTAGCTCTTCATATATTTTTACAAAGTTTCTAATTGGAACAGCTTGATTGTTTGAGTTTCTTACAGTCAAGTTAAGAATACTCTCAATCTCTTCACTTTTAACTAGATTCTTGTTCTTAAGATTAGAACCCTTTTCAAGCCCTACTAAGATATCTATTTTTTCACTATTTTTTAATATCTCACTTGAAACAAGGCCAGTTGAAGCAGCGAAAATTGTTCGTGAGATTTTAGATGGGTCGACACCCTGGGAAATCGTAAACTCATTGTCAATTCTAAACCTGTACTGAATTGAGTCCCCTGCAAAGTCAGTTTCTATAGAATAAGTTCCACTAATCGATTGAAGTTTCTCTTTAATTTTCTTTATTATAGATATGCCAAAATCAAAATCCCTAGTCGCGATTTGTACTTGCACAGGTTTTCCAACAGGAGGACCTGGCAAATCGAGAGTGATAGTTGTTTTAACATTGAACTCACTTGAAAAATTCTCAACTTCTTTAGAAATTCTTTTAAGAACTTCTTTTTCTTTATGTATGAAACTAGGATCACTTGTAAAACTAATATTAATCATAGCGAGGTGTGTTCCGTTTTGGCGACTTCCCCCACTCCCTCCCGTGGTTACTTGACCTAAGTCTGAATAAATATTGTCAAATGTTCCATCAGAGATATTTATTAATCTTCTAGATAAATTCTTAACTCGATCAGAAGTTGCACTTAATGGTGTGTTTTTATCTAATTCAAGACGTACGCTAAGTCCCTCTAAACCCTCGGATGGGACTAGAGAGAATTGATCAAATATTTTTTGGCCTTGAAAGAGTGAAATAATAAAAAATAAAACTAGAGAACCCACAACAAAAGCTCTTTTACGTATACTCCATAAAACATACTTCTCATACAAAGATTCAACTTTCTGCATGATTCCTTTTTTACTCTTATTCTCCTGAGGCTTCATTAGCTCTTCACTATGTACAGGAATAACAAAGAATGCCTCTAAAACAGAAACAAAGAGGAGTGCTATAACAGTTATAGGAATAACCCTTAAAAACTGACCTATAACATCTCCCATAAAGGCAATAGGCAAAAAAGCAAAAACAGTTGTAGCAACAGATGACATCACTGGGGCAGCGACTTCTCTAGTTCCCTCTATTGCTGCTCGTGCAGGCGGCAGACCCTGTTCAATTTTCGAATAAATATTCTCACATACTACAATTGCATCATCAACAAGCATACCTAAAACGATAATAACTCCAACTACAACTAATGAATTTAATGTAAACCCAAGAAGGAAAAGTATCAAAACTCCACCAAGAATTGAAACAGGAATTCCCAAAGAAGTAATCAGCGCAGAACGCCAGTCCAAGAAAATAATAAGAATCACTAAAACTAGAAGAAGTCCGACAATAGCATTTCCTGTAACAATTTTTAACTTCGTTCGAATATTAATTGATTCATCTTTATATAATTTTAAATTAAGCCCGGAGGGAAGACTCTTTTTATATGAAGTAAGTTCTTTCTTTACACTATCAACGGTTCGAATTGCATCAGCACTAGGTGATTTTGTTACAGTAAATAATACGGCAACTTGATCTTCAAAGAGATTACCTGTTTGATTCTCTTCTAAATCATAAATAATATCAGCAACATCTTTTAACCTTATTTTTTTGCCTGAGTCATTACTCTGAACAATAAAATCTCCCACCTTCTCTAAACTATTTAAGTCTTCACCAATAGTCATACTAGCGACAAGCTCACTATTTTCGAATATGCCTCCAGGTTTTTGTTTTGACCAATTTGAAAGTTTTGTAAAGATTTCATCAATAGTTAAGTCAAACTTTGTAAGTTTAACTCTCTTTAATAAAACCTTTAATTGTAAGTTCGTTATTCCGGTATAACTTACATTTGTAACACCATCTTGCTGCTGTAAAAAATCTTTTAACTTCTCTGCTTGAAACTTTAAGTCGAAAGGTTTTGCATCTCCATAAAGAGCAAGGTTTAGCACCGGCATACTTTCAGCTTTTAACTCTGTAACAATAGGGTCATCTACCTCAACAGGGAGCCCATCGACTTCAGAAACCTTTCTTCTTACCTCATTAATTACTTCGTTTGGATCGGGGTAGTTTTCATCAACGATGACTGATATAGAACCTGCTCCCATATATGAAACAGAACGATACTCTTCGATACCGTCAACCTCTGCAAGTTTATCCTCAATAGGATCAATCACTAGCCCTTCAATATCTACAGGAGATGCCCCGGGGTAAGCCGCGGTAATATTAACTCTATTGAAATTAACATTGGGTCTCGTCTCTCTTTGTAAAAGGAAGAAAGAGCTAATACCTAATACAACTGTTACAATTGTTGCATAATGAACGAAGAGTTTATGGGACTGTAAAAAAGATAAAATTTTCATACTTATACCCCTTCTACATTTTTACTAACAATATAATTATCAAAAAAATTGTGATAATCTAAGAATTCAACAACCCTCAGCAGTAGACTTATTCTATGTGTTGAAATTTTCTTCTGATCTTCTATTAAACCCTTACTAAATTCAGACAGATCATTAAAATCAAGCCGTCCATTATTAAAGTCTTTTTTCGCTTCTTTATAAACGTCTTCAGAAAGACTAATTGTATTTAAATATTCGTCATAAATTTTAAAGTCTTTCTCAAGAATATCTTTCAATGTTTCATAACGTTTTAAAGCACGATTTCGTGCTAGCGTCTCTCTCTTATTTATTGCAGCGACTTTGTACTTTGTTGCAATAGCAGTCGCATTAATTGCACGATTTTTGATAGGAAGTTCAAGTTTTAGTGCTGCTGTAATATAAATCGATTGATCTTCTAGCAAATTTGAATAGACCTTACTATAGCTCTCATTAACACCGACACTGCCTGCTCGAATCTCTAAATCTAGGTTTGGTTTATTCTTCTCCATCAATTCCTGATAATCATACTGGGTCGCCTCAGATTCTAATGCCAATAGCTTCATTTCACTTGTCAGTATTTTATCTTGCTGCTTAAAAGTTTTATTTTTTCTAAAAGAGTCTTTAAGAGTTTTAAATAATTGATCCGCCTTAACTACACTAATTTCTTGTATATTAATATTATATGTAGCTAGAAATGAATTCTCTAACTCAATAACTCTTTTTAAAATATTGCTAACGCTAACAGTACAAGTACTATTTTCTTTCATTCCCAAGAGGTATTCTCTCCTCGAAATTGATCTTTTTTTATATTTACTATTTAATTTACGAACTTGTTGTCCAACTTCAGAGCATATCTTCTTTTGAAAGTTAAGCTCCTCCTGGGCTTCTAGTAATTGAGCATACTCAGTT
Proteins encoded in this window:
- a CDS encoding efflux RND transporter permease subunit; this translates as MKILSFLQSHKLFVHYATIVTVVLGISSFFLLQRETRPNVNFNRVNITAAYPGASPVDIEGLVIDPIEDKLAEVDGIEEYRSVSYMGAGSISVIVDENYPDPNEVINEVRRKVSEVDGLPVEVDDPIVTELKAESMPVLNLALYGDAKPFDLKFQAEKLKDFLQQQDGVTNVSYTGITNLQLKVLLKRVKLTKFDLTIDEIFTKLSNWSKQKPGGIFENSELVASMTIGEDLNSLEKVGDFIVQSNDSGKKIRLKDVADIIYDLEENQTGNLFEDQVAVLFTVTKSPSADAIRTVDSVKKELTSYKKSLPSGLNLKLYKDESINIRTKLKIVTGNAIVGLLLVLVILIIFLDWRSALITSLGIPVSILGGVLILFLLGFTLNSLVVVGVIIVLGMLVDDAIVVCENIYSKIEQGLPPARAAIEGTREVAAPVMSSVATTVFAFLPIAFMGDVIGQFLRVIPITVIALLFVSVLEAFFVIPVHSEELMKPQENKSKKGIMQKVESLYEKYVLWSIRKRAFVVGSLVLFFIISLFQGQKIFDQFSLVPSEGLEGLSVRLELDKNTPLSATSDRVKNLSRRLINISDGTFDNIYSDLGQVTTGGSGGSRQNGTHLAMINISFTSDPSFIHKEKEVLKRISKEVENFSSEFNVKTTITLDLPGPPVGKPVQVQIATRDFDFGISIIKKIKEKLQSISGTYSIETDFAGDSIQYRFRIDNEFTISQGVDPSKISRTIFAASTGLVSSEILKNSEKIDILVGLEKGSNLKNKNLVKSEEIESILNLTVRNSNNQAVPIRNFVKIYEELGPSSIQRLNGIRTLTLFGEVDERVTSGKKVNQELAPYLEELREKYPNLKIIIGGGEKDRASALIDTLKLYAIAILLIYIAISLTFDSVIYPFLVLTALPMGVSGVVWALVLHGKSLSLMGIIGLVGLSGVVVNVSIIYLKFIQDNIRSGEVLDKAIVLASVNRIRPIIMTTISTLLGLFPTIYGVGGVDAFVQPIALVLGWGLFVATLLTITTLPALLSFFTILNKK
- a CDS encoding TolC family protein produces the protein MIKLLIFFLLLVAFNCNPQLEAAENGIVDNLLSKVREKSLSIQAYEDDKKSNEHIIESNLTLFETKGFVETSFERRDTPPLSPVSSLRQSAFKTTLGVSKIWEYGFETELSAGVLDSSTDYPNSFSPPEYSYISPTVEFKFKTSLFQTLLGHEYDYFRKKNEAQNRYISYKAEDQQKLTLVTALTEYAQLLEAQEELNFQKKICSEVGQQVRKLNSKYKKRSISRREYLLGMKENSTCTVSVSNILKRVIELENSFLATYNINIQEISVVKADQLFKTLKDSFRKNKTFKQQDKILTSEMKLLALESEATQYDYQELMEKNKPNLDLEIRAGSVGVNESYSKVYSNLLEDQSIYITAALKLELPIKNRAINATAIATKYKVAAINKRETLARNRALKRYETLKDILEKDFKIYDEYLNTISLSEDVYKEAKKDFNNGRLDFNDLSEFSKGLIEDQKKISTHRISLLLRVVEFLDYHNFFDNYIVSKNVEGV